The genomic interval TTTAGATTATCCCTTTGTCCCCatgggattgtccctctgtccccggGGATTGTCCCTCTGATCCCTGGGGATTGTCCCTCTGACCCCTGGGGATTGTCCCTCTGACCCCtggggattgtccctctgtccccacagggattgtccctctgtccacAGGGACTGGCCCTCTGTCCacagggattgtccctctgtcccctggggaTTGTCCCTCTGACCCCatgggattgtccctctgtctatggggattgtccctctgtccccacagggattgtccctctgtcccctggggattgtccctctgtccccacggggattgtccctctgtccacagggattgtccctctgtccacAGGGATTTTCCCTCTGTCCAtggggattgtccctctgtccacagggattgtccctctgtcccctggggattgtccctctgtcccccggggattgtccctctgtccatggggattgtccctctgtccatggggattgtccctctgtccccacggggattgtccctctgtccccacagggattgtccctctgtccacGGGGATTGTCCCTCTGATCCCtggggattgtccctctgtccccacggggattgtccctctgtccacggggattgtccctctgtcccctggggattgtccctctgtcccctcggGATtatccctctgtcccctggggattgtccctctgtcccttggggattgtccctctgtccacGAGGATTGTCCCTCTGACCCCtggggattgtccctctgtcccctcggGATTGTCCCTCTGACCCCtggggattgtccctctgtccacagggattgtccctctgtccacggggattgtccctctgtcccctggggattgtccctctgtcccctcgggattgtccctccagcccttgaGATTGTCCCTTTGTCCCCATGGGATTGCCCCTCCATCCCCTcgggattgtccctctgtccacagggattgtccctctgtcccctggggattgtccctctgtccatggggattgtccctctgtccacagggattgtccctctgtccatggggattgtccctctgtccacagggactgtccctctgtccccatgggATTGTCCCTCTGACCCCatgggattgtccctctgtccacggggattgtccctctgtccccacggggattgtccctctgtccccacggGGATTGGCCCTCTGTCCACGGGGATTGTCCCTCTGacccctgggaattgtctctctgacccctgggaattgtccctctgtcccctcggGGTTGTCCCTCTGACCCCatgggattgtccctctgtcccctcggggttgtccctctgtcccctcgggattgtccctctgagcccccaggattgtccctctgtcccctcaggaTTATCCCTCCAACCCttgggattgtccctctgtccccttgggattgtccctctgtccccatgggattgtccctctgtcccttcagGATTGTCCTACTGACCCCTCAGGAATCCCCTCGCACCCGGGGTTCCCCCCATAACCCGGAATCCCCCcgcacccccgggaccccccacaCCCCGCGGTCCCCGTGATCCCCCcgcacccccgggacccccggccccgctccggacTCGCCCCTCCGCAGGCCCGGACGCCGCTCGGCTGCTGCCGAAGCTGTCGGTGAAGCTGCGGCCGCAGCGGCAGCACAGCTCGGACGCGACCCCCGcggccccggagccgcccccgGAGCTGGACGAGAGCCTGGAGGAGTCGCTGGAAGGGGCGGCCGAGAGCAGCACCAAGTCGGAGCCCAccacccccaaagccccccgggcggggccgggggtcgGCGGCCGCTCCCGCGCCGAGAAATGCGCGGGGCTCCACATCTCGGGCCCCTTCTCGGTCACCGTCCCCTTCCACATCACCTCCAACCTGTCCCGCCTCACCCGGGGGCTCCCGTGCCCCGCGCTGGAACGGGAACAGACCCCCGGCAGCCCCCCCGAGCCCgcccgggacccccggcccTGCTCCGGTGAGACCCCGCGGTGGGACAACGCGGGGGACACCGGGATCGGGGGACATTGGGATTGGGAGGACACAGGGATAGGGGGACACCGGGATCGGGGGACACCGGGATCGAGGGACACAGGGAtagggggacacagggatctgggggacacggggatcGGGGGACACCGGGATCGGGGGACACCGGGATCGGGGGACACTGGGATCGGGGGGCACTGGGATCGGGGGACACCGGGATCGAGGGACACAGGGATAGGGAGACACTGGGATCTGGGAGACATTGGGATCGGGGGACACCGGGATCGGGGGACACCGGGATCGAGGGACACCGGGATCGGGGGACACCGGGATCAGGGGACACCGGGATCGGGAGACACCGGGATCgagggacaccggggggggacaccgggatgggGGGACGCTGAGATTGGGAGGACACCGGGATCGAGTTTGACACCAGGATCGGGGAGACATCGCGATAGAGGGGACACCGGGATCGGGGGGATGCCGGGATCACGAGGACACTGAGATCGGCGGGACACCGAGATCGGGAGACGCCGGGATCGGGGGGACATCGGGACTGGGGGACACTGGAATTAGGGGGAACAGCAGGATCAGGGGGGACTCCGGGATCGAGTGGGGGCCGGTACCGACCGCTCCCGGCTCTCCCCGCAGAGGATGCGGAGCAGACCCggctctccctggagctccGCGACTCCTTCGCCTTCCTGGACGGCCCCGAGACGTGGCTGGAGGGCGGCGGCGACacggaggcggcggcggcggcgcggagcCCCGGCAGCGGGGATGAGAGCCCCGGGACCGGGGATGAGACCTTCAGGATCGAGGATGGGACCCCCGGGATCGAGGATGGGACCCCCGGGATCGAGGATGGGACCCCCGGGATCGAGGATGGCACCCCCGGGATCGAGGATGGGACCTTCAGGATCGAGGATGGGACCTTCAGAATCGAGGATGGGACCCCCGGGATCGAGGATGGGACCCCCAAGATGGAGGATGAGACCCCCGGGATCGAGGATGGGACCCCCGGGATCGGGGACGGGTTCCCGGTCGtggaggaggggatggagagCGGGTTCATGAATGTGAGCACCCGGCAGCATtcccgggatttggggacagggttggggcgggaggaggggatgggatcaatgggattgggatcaatatgatgggatcaatgggactgggatgggattgatgggataGGATCAATGGGATcgatgggattgatgggattgatgggatcaatgggatcaatgggattgACGGGATaaatgggattgatgggatgggatcaatgggatcgatgggatcaatgggattgatgggattgatgggatcgatgggatcaatgggattgatgggattgATAGGAttgatgggatcaatgggaccaatgggatcaatgggattgACGGGATcaatgggattgatgggatcaatgggaccaatgggatcaatgggattgACGGGATcaatgggattgatgggatgggatcaatgggatcaatgggatcgatgggattgatgggatgggatcaatgggatcaatgggattgatgggatcaatgggatcgATGGGGTcaatgggattgatgggatgggatcaatgggatcaatgggatcgatgggattgggatgggatcaatgggatgggatcaatgggatcaatgggatcgATGGGATAGGATCAATGGGATCGATGGGATTAATGGatggacagggggacacagtgATCCCCACCTGCATTTCCCGGCCGTGCCTGGGGGTCCCATCCgtgtcccccccaccccgcAGCCAGGTGAGCGCTGGGCGGAGCAGCCGGACAGTTACCTGTCCATCGAGGAGTGCACGGAGCAGGACATGTTCTTCCTGGCCCCCGGCGCCTCCGAGCCCGACTCCGACCCCGACGAGATCTTCCTGAGCGCCCACGACGAGCTCAGCCCCCTGGGGACCCCCGAGGGACCCCCGGgtgaggggacagccctggagaCCCTGGAGAACCCAGAGGTCCTGGagatcccagagatcccagaaatcccaaaaatcctggaGATCCAGGagatcccagggatcccagagACCCCGAAAATCCTGGagatcccagagatcccagagacccccaaaatcctggagaTCTCAGAGaccccagaaatccccaaaatcctggagaTCTCAGACATCCCAAagatcccagagatcccagagacccccaaaatcctggagaTCTCAGAgaccccagaaaccccaaaaatcccagagatcccagagatccccaaaatcctggagaTCCCAGAGATTCCAGagatccccaaaatcctggagaTCCCAGAGATCCCGGAGATTCTGGCCCAAACACCCCCAGAAAAGGATGGTCCAGGAGTGGGGGACCCCCCCCGGCACCCccatggggagggggctgcagagggagaccccagccccagctcggGGGTGTGGGGTGAGGGAGGAGGGCTCGGGGGTCccgctgggaatgggggggtgGGCGAAGCTGGATCTCGGCCCCTCATCCCAGGGGAGGGGGATCCCCGGGATTTAGGGGGGtctcctccagcagagcccccccagaagccccccgagcccccacCCCTGGGGTCTGTTCCTGGGTGGGTCCCAGACAGGGCCGGTGTCACCCCCGGGACCACCCCGACCTCTCCCCCTGCCCCGATCCCTGGagatccccccaaaaacctggagCTGACCCAGGAtgagccccccaaaaacctggagACCCCCAGGCCCTCGGAGCTGATCCAGGATGGgtccctgagacccccaaagTTTATCCAGGATGAGCCCCCCAAAAATGTGGAGCCGATCCGGAtagagccccccaaaatcccggagCTGATCCGTGatgagccccccaaacccctgcagctccctgggcccctggagcccccaaaatccctggagcCGATTTGGGAtgagccccccaaatccctcaagCTGCTCCAGGACGAGCCCCCCAGAATCTcagagccccccaaatccccggagacccccaaacccccaaagccGATCTGGGAtgagccccccaaaaccctgggGCGCTGTGGATCCCTGGAGCTGATCCGGGATGAGCCCCCCGAGACCCCAAAGCTGATCTGGGACGAGCCCCCGAAATCCCTGGAGCTGATCCTGGCTGAGCCCCCCAAGtcctgggaccccccgggacccccaaatccgATCTGGGACGGGcgccccaaatccctggagcCGATCCTGGCTGAGCCCCCCAAGtcctgggacacccccaaatccctggagcCGATCTGGGAcaagccccccaaatcccaggaccccccgggacccccaaatccgATTTGGGATGGGCGCCCCAAATCCTTGGAGCCGATCCTGGCCGAGCCCTCCAAATCCcaggaccccccgggacccccaaattcgGTCTGGGACGGGcgccccaaatccctggagcCGATCCTGGCCgagccccccaaatcctgggaccccccgggacccccaaatccgATCCGGGATGGGcgccccaaatccctggggccTCTCCCGGCCCCCCTGTGCAgctcccgccgccccctccccattttggggtcacGGGTGCTGCTGGCCCGGGCCGTGCCCGTggtgccccccaaaccccacttcGCCCGCCccctcctgggacccccaggacccccccaaatcgcCCTGGGAACCCCCCAGATCCCTCTGGgaccccctcaaatccccctgggaaccccaaacATTCCCCCAGGACCatcagggacccccccaaatccccccgggaTCCCCCCAAgtccccccgggaccccctggcagccctgggggggcACGAGCGCTGAGCATGGGCAGGGCCCCCCCAGAGCAGAGTGCAAATAAATGATGATAATATGAGAATTAAATGATAattaaacaataataaaaataccgAGGTGAAAATTCCAGCATGAGAAATGCTGGTGGGTTGTCGGTGTTTATTTATAGAtatcattttttaattaaaatttaattttatattttaaaaatttatttaatattttatttcacgttattttttatttttattttaaaatttatttaattttttattatttaatttctttttgtaaattgttcttattttaatttttttttttttttttttaattagacacattggggacattggatatggggacatttggggacattgggacatttggggacattgggataAGGGGACATGGGGTcatttggggacattgtggccatggggacactgggacagggagaCATGGGGACACAAGGACAGGAGAACACGTGGCTGTGGGCACCTggccacacagacacacaggaaCATGAGGACACAGGCTCacggggacaaggggacaccgaggggacgCTGAGGCCACACCGGGGCGGCCACAAACCCGGGCCTTTGTTTACACCGCCGCCATCTTTGCCTCAACATGGCGGCGCCCACAACGGCCTCACCGCGGGGGCGGTCCGGGCTCTCCAGGCGCatcccccaaaacctctccGGTCCCGACGAGCCGGGCGGGGATACCTCACCCTCGGCAGCGCCCGGCCCTGTTCCCACGCCGCCATCGCGGCCCTCACCGAGCGCCGCCCTCTTCCAACATGGCGCCGCCCTcacccaagatggcggcggggGTAGCGGAAGCGCCGCGCTCCTTCGCCGTCTAAGATGGCGCCGCCCGCGGGGCAGCGCGCTAAGATGGCGCCCGGCCGTGAGGGCGGCCCTGCCCGGCGCCAAGATGGCGGCGCGGCGCTGCGGCGCGGCGCCCCggcccaagatggcggcgcgaagccgggccggggccgcgtGAGGGGGGAACTTCCGCCCGcgcccaagatggcggcgcggCGGCGCCGTGCGCATGTGCGGGGCCCATGGCGAGACAAGGGGCCGAAGGCGCGCAGGGCCCGAGGCCGAGAGGTACCGGGGGGGGcccgggcggccccgggggGCCAACCCCGCCGGTAACGGCGGCACCGAggccccggcacggcccccGCGGCGGGGGAGGGAGCGGCCgcgcccgccgggcccggggggaggggcgggggggggcggcgggggtgACCCCCCCTCAGGCGCGCGCAGCggggtgtcactgtcaccccccggtgctgtcccctccccccgcTCGGTAACCACCCCCCCCCGTGTGTCGGTGTCACCCCCGGGAGTGTCgccacccccccccacccccccacttTGTTACCGTTTCGTGTCGCGCCCCCCCGCGCTGTGGCAGTGGCGCCACCGTTGTGGGTCCACCCCCCCCACTTTGTCACCCCTTTTGTGTCGCCtccccccctctgtccccccccccGTGTGTGTGTCCCCACTCTGTCGCTGTCACCCCTCAGTTTGTCATCCCCCCTCCGtgtctgtcccctccccccatGTCACCTCCCCCTCCGTGTCACCCCCTCTCGGTGTCACCCCCTCTCCGTGTCACCTCCCCCTTCGTGTCACCTCCCCCTTCCTGTCACCCCCGCTCCGTGTCACCCCCCTTTGTGTGTCCCCACTCTGTCAccccc from Haemorhous mexicanus isolate bHaeMex1 chromosome 31, bHaeMex1.pri, whole genome shotgun sequence carries:
- the ARHGAP30 gene encoding rho GTPase-activating protein 30; amino-acid sequence: MSLALKARQRARRKGGSRERLFGCDLREHLQRSGQDVPQVLRSCTEFVEQHGVVDGIYRLSGVSSNTQRLRQEFEAQRSPDLSRDVYLQDVHCVSSLCKAYCRELPNPLLTYQLYDKFADAVAIQMEEARLVKIKEVLKELPAPHYRTLEFLMRHLLRMAAHSGRTNMHARNLAIVWAPNLLRSRDIEASGFNGTAAFMEVRVQSIVVEFILTHVEQLFGDAPLRGGDCPRRSLLLPGGVPPLHVPAALSQGDGPPQMRPYHTIIELGEHRSKGSLKAKKWRSIFNLGRSGHEAKRKSGKVEEKDKCGKVTLRPAKSMDSLSSGPSGPAGPDAARLLPKLSVKLRPQRQHSSDATPAAPEPPPELDESLEESLEGAAESSTKSEPTTPKAPRAGPGVGGRSRAEKCAGLHISGPFSVTVPFHITSNLSRLTRGLPCPALEREQTPGSPPEPARDPRPCSEDAEQTRLSLELRDSFAFLDGPETWLEGGGDTEAAAAARSPGSGDESPGTGDETFRIEDGTPGIEDGTPGIEDGTPGIEDGTPGIEDGTFRIEDGTFRIEDGTPGIEDGTPKMEDETPGIEDGTPGIGDGFPVVEEGMESGFMNPGERWAEQPDSYLSIEECTEQDMFFLAPGASEPDSDPDEIFLSAHDELSPLGTPEGPPGEGTALETLENPEVLEIPEIPEIPKILEIQEIPGIPETPKILEIPEIPETPKILEISETPEIPKILEISDIPKIPEIPETPKILEISETPETPKIPEIPEIPKILEIPEIPEIPKILEIPEIPEILAQTPPEKDGPGVGDPPRHPHGEGAAEGDPSPSSGVWGEGGGLGGPAGNGGVGEAGSRPLIPGEGDPRDLGGSPPAEPPQKPPEPPPLGSVPGWVPDRAGVTPGTTPTSPPAPIPGDPPKNLELTQDEPPKNLETPRPSELIQDGSLRPPKFIQDEPPKNVEPIRIEPPKIPELIRDEPPKPLQLPGPLEPPKSLEPIWDEPPKSLKLLQDEPPRISEPPKSPETPKPPKPIWDEPPKTLGRCGSLELIRDEPPETPKLIWDEPPKSLELILAEPPKSWDPPGPPNPIWDGRPKSLEPILAEPPKSWDTPKSLEPIWDKPPKSQDPPGPPNPIWDGRPKSLEPILAEPSKSQDPPGPPNSVWDGRPKSLEPILAEPPKSWDPPGPPNPIRDGRPKSLGPLPAPLCSSRRPLPILGSRVLLARAVPVVPPKPHFARPLLGPPGPPQIALGTPQIPLGPPQIPLGTPNIPPGPSGTPPNPPGIPPSPPGTPWQPWGGTSAEHGQGPPRAECK